CCACCGAGAAACGCGTGTTGCGCGAGCGCCTGCGCTCCAAGCATGGCTTCGGCTCCATTATCGGCCGTTCGCCGGAAATGGAGAAGCTCTACCGCATCATCGCCAAGGCGGCGCAGAGCACTCATCCTGTGCTCATCATGGGCGAGACTGGCACGGGCAAAGAGCTGGTGGCGCGTTCGATCCACTACTCCGGGCCGTATCATGACAAGCCGTTCATCCCGGTGGATTGCGGTTCCCTGGTTCCCACCCTGATTGAAAGCGAACTCTTCGGGTACGTGCGTGGCGCCTTTTCCGGTGCGGTGCGCGGTAAGGAAGGATTGCTCGCCACAGCCCAGGGCGGGACTGTCTTATTTGACGAGATCGGCGAATTGACGGTCGACCTCCAGGCCAAACTGCTGCGCTCCATCCAGGAGAAGGAAATCCGGCCAGTGGGCAGCACCAAGCGCGTCCCCATCAACGTGCGCATCCTGGCTGCCACCAATCGCGACCTGATGTCAGCTGTGGCCGACGGCACGTTTCGCCGCGATCTTTACTTCCGCCTGAACGTGCTCGGCCTGAAGGTTCCGACGCTGCGGGAGCGCAAGCAGGACATTCCGCTGCTGGCGGAGCACTTCCTGGAGAGGTCGTCGCGCGGCACCGGCTCGCAGCACACTCTGAGCGAGGAGGTGCTGAACCTCCTGATGGGTTACGACTGGCCGGGCAACGTGCGCGAGCTGGAAAATTGCCTGGAGCGCGCCTGTGCCCTCAGCTCCGGCCCCTATATCCAGACCGCCGACTTGGAATCGCCCATCCAGAATGCCAATTACCGCATGTCGCTGGAAGCGGCCCAAGGGGGTAAGATCCGGTCCCTCGCTGAACTGGAGCGGGAAGCTATTCTGCGCACCATTGAACAGCTCAAGGGCGACAAGCTGCTGGCCGCCCGCCTGCTCGGCATCGGCAAGACCACCTTGTATCGCAAGCTCAACGAGTACGCGGTTGAGGCCTAGTCTAGTCCCTTACCAGATTGTCGGTGCCGCACCCTTTGCGAGGTCGCGCATGAGGACGCGAAGCGAAAGCCAGAGTTCAGGCCAAGCTGCCAATAGGAGTTCCCATACCGGGAACGGGCTTGGCGGTTTGTGATGCAGGTCATCGCGCCAGCCCTCGTCACATGTCAGGATGAAGCTGGCAACACCATAAATTGTTTGATGGAGCGTGCTTATGGCGCGCAAACTCCTTTCCGTCTGTTACGAGCGGTGCCTACCCGACAGCACGCTAAAGTTTCTAGAGCGAGGCGGGTGCAAAGTAACGTGCGCCTGCGGTGTCGGGGCTGCGCTGCAATTCTTTGCCACGGCAGAGTTCGATCTCATTTTGGTTAACCAGACGGTATCCGGCCCGCAAGAGCATCTCTTCGTTAAGTTAGTGAGAGAGAAGAGCGAGATTCCCGTGGTGTTTGTCAGCGGAGAAGTGGTCGCCCGGCCGATGGGTGTGAATGTCTGGCTGAAACCACCCGTTTCCCCGGAGGAACTACTGCGGGTTATCTGCGAACTTGTCCCTGCCTATGGCCGCGCTATTTCGGGTTCCCCTTGACTGCTGGGCGATTCGGCCACGCGCTGCTCCTGCGGCGCCTCGCTTCAGGCGCAGCCGGAGATTAGGCTTTGTTGCGTCACGTTGATTCGTGAGCTAGGGCACTGATCGAGGTTTGGCAAGTGTGAAAGAATCCCGCTGCGCAACGGGAGGTCAGTATGCAATCTGCCGACTTCGAGCGCTTGGCAATCGATCACACCCATGCGTACGTCTCGATCTGCCGATCCTGCCTACAGTTTGTGGCGGCAGCTCCCAATCTCGCTCAGCTTGCCATTGCAGAGAACCAACACCACTGCTCGCAAGGGGTGAAGAAGCCGCCCGCGAGGGTTGTGCCTGGACGGCGGCAAGCGGTTTCGGCGCGATTCTGAAAGCGTCTCGGGTGCCTGCCCTTTGAATGGCCGGGGATCAACAACAAGCTAACTCGCAGATTCTCTCGGATTGCGACAGAGGCGAAAGCCTCCGGACCGAAGCCAGCAAATTCGCGGGTCTGGAATACCTTCATTAGAGAAATTGGGCTCCAAGAAAATAGTGCAGGTTGACTTCAGCTAACCTTGGGACGGAAGATGGCGTCCAACAAGCTTTGAGCGTGGCGGTAGAGTGCTGCCAACTTCAGGAAGCGCCACTCACGGTAGTTTCGGTCACACACAACTTCTTAGGTGGGGGAGAGAGGCGTCTACTTGGCCAGCACAGGTGCCAATCCGAAGGGTGCCAATGGGGCCGCCGTTCGGGTATTGGTAGCCGACACCACGCCGATGGGGAGCCAACTGATTGTCGAGGCATTGCGCCAGGACAGCCGCTTCGACGTTGTGGGAGTGCTGGCGTCGCCTGATCGATTCGCGGGATTGGTTTCCGGGCTCAACCCCGATGTCACGGTTGTGGGTGTGAGCGGGGATGGCAGTGCGCGGAAGGGCTTTGCTTTGCTGCGGCACAGACTGGCTCGCTATCCCGGGGTGAAACCGGTATTTCTTCTCGACAGTTCAACGCCCGAACTAGTGATCGGGGCTTTCTGGGCGGGTGCGCGCGGCGTGATCTGCCGGGGCGACGGAACCGATGCCCTGCGGAAATGCATCTACGTCGTGCACCAGGGACAAGTCTGGGCCAATAGCGCCCAGTTGGGCTTCGTGCTCGATGCCTTCTCGCTGCAATGAGTAAACCCTATTGCGCAGTACAAGGTATACGCCTTGCATTCCAAAGGCAAGGCAGACGTGAGGCGCTGCGTCTGCGAGATGCTGACCAAGCCTTCAGTTGGCGGCCAATTGTGTGCCGCAGGCCATAGCCATGTTGCCGAGCTTGCAGACGCTGTCGATCTGCTGCAGCCGGGTGGACGGCTCGAGCAAGATGCAGCGCGAGGTGTGTCCAATCGAGCGCGCCCAGCTCACCACCTCAGCGGCGCTGACGTCGCGCAGATTGGCGTCCAGGAGAACCAGGTCAAAGGAGCGGCTGGCAAGCAGAACCTGCGCGTCGGCACCGCTCCAGGCAAGTGTGGTTTCGTGTCCTTCGGTCTCCAATAACCATTCCAAGGACAAGAGCACGCTCTCGTCATCATCTACGATGAGCACGCGGTAACGAGCATTCTCACGGGACATTGGAACCTCCTCGACGTGCTCGGTTCCGGGGAGCAGTCTGCACGTGCGTGCCGTCAAAGGTCACGGTCAAGTGGGAAGCGCAGTTCGGGCAAAGCCAGAAGCGCTCAATCCGATGTCGCAGGGTGGAAGGCTGGCCTCCCGAACGAGGATGAAGCTCGAACTGAAAAAGGCGACCGGCGTTCAGGTAGCGGAAGGGAGCTTGGCACTGCGAATTGGCACAATGTGACACCATAACGCTACCCAATCCGGGCCGGTTGGCTGCGCGGCATACCCCGCAGCGGCTCTACATGAAGTGACAACAGGTGATTTGGTGGAACAGTCCAGGGAATAGGCCTTGCCACGTCGGTACTTACGTTTCCGCTCTTCGCGACAAAGTGTAAAGGCCCCCGTGGCGTAACTTGGCGCTTGTGATGCTATCCCATATCCCAGATGGATTCAAGACTTCGCGCGTAACTTTAGTACATGTCCTTCCGTAACTAGAAGGTATATCTCATAGTGAACCATTTCAGTAAAAGCTGATTCATTCACGATCGGGCAGTTTCAGAATTGGTGTAGCCAAGAGAGGAAACACCGAGATCCCTCGACGCGGGTTTCCCGCGCTGGAAGAAAGGTGCGGGAGCCCTCCCTCGCTCGGGATGACATCGGCTAGCGAAAAGATTAGACGGCTGTGAAGCGCCCATTATTCGCGGCTGTGGGTGGTACCGCTGAAGCTGTGCCCTCCCCAAAATCATTTATGAGATAGCCATAGCTCCTGCATGGAACCTGCCGAACGAAGCAGGAGGTCTGCAGGTAAAGGCGTCGGCGGGCGCTTATGATTCAGCGGGCCGATGCAGTGCGAGGCTCAGAGCGGAGAGCTTGGGCGCGGTGGAGTTGATCGAGAGCGCGGTGGTAACCGGCAACGCCGGGAGTGAGATCAATGGCAGCGCGCAGGCGGCGCTCGGCGGCATCAAAGTCTTGCTGCTGCAGGTCGATGCTGCTCAGGACGAACAGGGCAGTCGCGCGACGGCCGGTATCCGTCTTCATGGTCACAACTCGATCCAGGTAGAGACGGGCTCGCTGGTAATGACGCAATTGGTAGTAATAAGTGCCGAGAGAGAAGGTGAGCCGGTCAGAGTTGGGCGCTAATTGCAGGCCGCGTTGCAGGGTGCCCAGCGCCTGCTCTTTTTGTCCGCCGTAAAACTGCGCCTCCGCGAGTAAGTCAATGGCTTCGGGGTTGGTAGGAGCAAGCTGGACGGCGCGGGTAAAGACCGAGAGGTCCGAATCCCAGACGCGCACCTCGCGCGCGCTGAGGACGGCCATCACCAGCACCAGCGCCAAGGCTAGCGCTGCCTGGGCAGACTCGGCGGGGACTGAGGCGGTCCAGCGAATTTGCCGGAGAGCCACCGCCAACATCAGCGCAACCGCGAAGGACGGCAGGTAGAGATGGCGGTCGTGCAATTGCACCCACTGAAATTCCCCCACTACTGGGATGATGGTCAACAGAAACCACACCGCGGCGAACTTCAGAATCGGCGAGCGGCGCGCCCAACGCCAGTAAAGGGCGGCCAGGGCGAGCAACGCGATGGCCGGGAGCAACACGCGCGCAAAGGAAAAGCGATCAACAACCGTGATGGGGTAGAGAATGCTGAGGCGCACCGGCCAGAGGATCTGACGCAGGTATAGCCAGAACGCTGCAGGAGCGGTGAGCAGAACTTCAGTTGCGGAACCGGGGACGACCCACTCGCCGAAACCGTGCAACACCTGAAGGCGCGCGAGCAAGAAGAGGGCGACGGCGAGCGTCGCGGGAGCAGCCATGCCGGCGATGGCGAGAGCGGATCGCCTTCGTCCCTCGGCCGGCATCCAAACCTCCAACGCCACCAGGATCGCGGGAAGGACCACGGCGGTTTCCTTGGTCATCAAAGCTGCCAGGCAGAAGAGGAAGGAAGCGAGCGTCCAAGGTGCGGCGTGTTGCTTGCTTTCACGACTTCGCAGGTAAGTCAGCAGAGCGGCAAAAACGAAGATCGCCTGCAGCGGCTCGGTGGCGGCGGTGATCCAAGCGACGCCCTCCACCTTGGTCGGATGAATGGCGAAGCAGGCGGCGGCGATGGCAGCGGCCAAGTCATCATGCAGGAGCGCCCTGGCAAAGCGGTACGCCAGGTAGACGGCAAGCAGGTGGGTGAAGAGCGCGCAGAGATGAAACCAGCCGGGCGCCTGGGTGAACAGGTGTTGCACCAACCATAGCCACGCCAGGTACATGGGGCGGTAGTGGCGGGCCGGGATGAAAGCATCGGAAAAGCCCCACAACTGGCCGGTAAAGATGTGCTTCAGGCCCGACCAGGAATCCAGCCAGGGGTTGAGCAGGATGGCGACATGATCGTCGTAAACAAAGTCGAAGGTGACGGTCTGCAAGTAGACGGCAAGCAGGGAATAGAACGCGACGCGGAGGGGTGCTTCGCGGTGGAGCCAACGGTGGGATGAGAAGACGGCCATCAGGCGCGACCACCGGTACAGGCCGGCGAGGACAGCACGATCATACCGTCATCAACTCCCGGCGCGTAGGGCTGAAGCACAACCGGATTCGCACGCTGGGCCATGTACCGCAATGGTGCGCTTTGGGCGGAAGAAGACAGGAAGCAGGCGCAGCGGCGTATAGACTCACGGTAGTGTAGTTGTGGGTTGCGAGTAGCTCGAAACTCGCTATTGCGGAGCTGCAGGAATCATTTTTGAAACGAGTCTGGTGAGTGGGAAGGTATGGTGAGGTGAGGAATGAAGCGGTACATGCGAATCGTTTGCGTCCTGGTGGTGGCGCTGGCTTCGGCGGCAGCGGTGGGGCAGGCGCCGGGCCAGTCGGGAAAACATGACAACCGGGCGGCGGCGTCGGCGGTGGACGAGCAGGAAGTCCAGGCGCTGGCAAACGACGTGGCCCGGATGCGCACCATGCTGCGGCAGATGGAGATGAACCTGGCGATGGTGCAGACCACGCAGACCCCGCTGAAGCACCAATTCGACCTGGAGATTGATATGTGGCGGGTGGTGCTGGACGGGATGGAGCGTCGTTTGCAGCGGTTGCGGGGGACGCCAACGGGTGGCGTAGTCCCGCCTGACACGGTTCCGCTTCAGCAAGACTCGAGGCAGGGAAGACCGTAAAAACCTGCCGCCGCCACCTGGTGCATAGTTCGATGCCGGTTGAACGGAATGCAGTACTCACGCGGCAGACAATTTCTGCGGGTACAATAAAACGACGGGCCCGTAGCTCAGTTGGATAGAGCATCTGCCTTCTAAGCAGAGGGTCGCGTGTTCGAATCACGCCGGGCCCGCCAGATGACCCACCAGGGCGGGTTTCATCGCGCCCCGATACCTACCAACGGTTGGGCGGATTGGGTGCAGCTATTTCAGTGAAGCAAGTTTTGTTTGGCTCTTGCCAGCCAATACTGCTTCTCTTTCTGAAATTCCACCTTGGCCGCCGATATCGGTATATGAACCGCTCGATATTCGCCGCCCGGCTGCGTCTCAGAGCGTACGGCCTCTCTCAGAGTTCCCTTGGGAGAGGTGAGATAAAAGGTGAGGCGAGACCCAACCTTCTGATCCCAAGTCCAAATTACGATGTCTTCAGGAATTTCCTTGCGGACATTGAAGGTTCTGATCACCTGTCCTTCCCGGTGCGAAGCCTGCTTCACATCGACCGCCGCCGGAACTGGGACGAGGCCCAACATTTGAGAAATATTGGGAGAGATTTTGGCGTCGTCTCCATCCCGCAGAACCAGTGCCGAGAACTGCCGAAAGGGCGCCTTGTCATCGCCAGCGTGCTCGGAAGCCAGTGAAAGCGTGGCAATAACCAAGAGACTGAGGACAAGCTGGAGCTGCCGCATGGGAGAGATACCTTCCTCGACCGCTGGGGTCT
The DNA window shown above is from Terriglobia bacterium and carries:
- a CDS encoding sigma-54 dependent transcriptional regulator, coding for VTIITGYATVPSAVQAMKMGAFDYISKPFTLDELRVMLERAMDELKLSTEKRVLRERLRSKHGFGSIIGRSPEMEKLYRIIAKAAQSTHPVLIMGETGTGKELVARSIHYSGPYHDKPFIPVDCGSLVPTLIESELFGYVRGAFSGAVRGKEGLLATAQGGTVLFDEIGELTVDLQAKLLRSIQEKEIRPVGSTKRVPINVRILAATNRDLMSAVADGTFRRDLYFRLNVLGLKVPTLRERKQDIPLLAEHFLERSSRGTGSQHTLSEEVLNLLMGYDWPGNVRELENCLERACALSSGPYIQTADLESPIQNANYRMSLEAAQGGKIRSLAELEREAILRTIEQLKGDKLLAARLLGIGKTTLYRKLNEYAVEA
- a CDS encoding response regulator, whose amino-acid sequence is MSRENARYRVLIVDDDESVLLSLEWLLETEGHETTLAWSGADAQVLLASRSFDLVLLDANLRDVSAAEVVSWARSIGHTSRCILLEPSTRLQQIDSVCKLGNMAMACGTQLAAN